In Chryseobacterium oranimense, a single window of DNA contains:
- the mce gene encoding methylmalonyl-CoA epimerase: MKLEHIGIAVKSLGVSDELFAKLLGKESYKKESVEREGVVTSFYETGESKIELLEASNPESPISKFIDKKGEGIHHLAFGVENILEEIERLKKEGFQFISEEPKEGADNKLVVFLHPKSTNGVLVELCQEKQ; encoded by the coding sequence ATGAAGCTAGAACATATTGGTATTGCCGTAAAATCTTTAGGAGTTTCGGATGAGCTTTTTGCCAAATTATTAGGAAAAGAATCCTATAAAAAAGAAAGTGTGGAAAGGGAAGGGGTTGTAACCTCTTTTTATGAAACGGGAGAAAGTAAAATTGAACTGCTGGAAGCCAGTAATCCCGAAAGTCCGATCTCAAAATTCATTGATAAAAAAGGGGAAGGTATCCACCATTTGGCATTCGGAGTCGAAAATATCCTTGAAGAGATCGAAAGATTAAAAAAAGAAGGATTCCAGTTTATCTCTGAGGAACCGAAAGAAGGTGCTGATAACAAATTAGTTGTCTTCCTGCACCCGAAATCCACAAATGGAGTACTGGTAGAACTTTGTCAAGAAAAGCAATAA
- the rbfA gene encoding 30S ribosome-binding factor RbfA — protein MESNRQRKVAQIIQEDFAELFRKQASESKQSILVSVSDVKISADLGIAKIYLSIFPQEFRSAVMKEIEENKPQYRNFIGQKMAKQVRIIPQLNFYLDTALDDVEKLERELRGEGDNPVL, from the coding sequence ATGGAAAGTAACAGACAAAGAAAAGTAGCACAGATTATCCAGGAAGACTTCGCAGAGCTTTTCCGCAAACAGGCTTCAGAAAGCAAGCAGAGTATATTGGTATCCGTTTCAGATGTAAAAATATCGGCGGATCTGGGTATTGCTAAAATTTATTTAAGCATTTTCCCGCAGGAATTCCGTTCTGCAGTGATGAAAGAAATTGAAGAAAACAAACCTCAGTACAGAAATTTTATTGGCCAGAAAATGGCAAAACAGGTACGTATCATTCCCCAGCTTAACTTTTATCTGGACACAGCTCTTGATGATGTTGAAAAATTGGAAAGAGAATTAAGAGGCGAAGGCGACAATCCGGTTTTATAA
- a CDS encoding ABC transporter permease, translating to MKNIAFYIASRYLLAKKGSTAVTFITWLSVGAMMVAVTAMFVIISVFSGLEILNKDLISNLHADLTLKSTSGKTVKDMDKVTSVLKNDKAISSFSRVIEEKVYVNYKGKGDIAYLRGVDSAYTKVNPIDKDVFYGTYPSFKYSNEVLMETNLHNRLSIPIDSSGNYATVFMPKPGTGIINKEEDIYNKRDFLVTGVFPGKEQLDSYIIAPIELTEELLSLPKKSAYQIVIKLKNPENADAVKQSLLTSLGKNIEIKTKEEENAAFWKMINTEKMFIYLIFALVIFITTFNLAGAIIILQLDKKEQSRSLVSLGFPISHLRMTYFYTGLLIVISGVISGLILGTLLCYFQLYTEFFRANEILPFPVKIVGKNYLIVAFTASLFGIIISWFFSKISKDYITKS from the coding sequence TTGAAGAATATTGCATTTTATATAGCATCCAGATACCTTTTGGCTAAAAAAGGAAGTACCGCCGTGACCTTTATTACCTGGCTTTCGGTAGGTGCAATGATGGTTGCTGTAACGGCAATGTTTGTTATTATATCAGTATTCTCAGGCCTCGAAATCCTGAATAAAGATCTTATCTCCAATCTTCACGCAGACCTGACCCTGAAAAGTACATCAGGCAAAACAGTGAAAGACATGGATAAGGTCACCTCTGTTTTAAAAAACGACAAGGCAATCAGCAGTTTTTCCCGTGTCATTGAGGAAAAAGTGTACGTTAATTATAAAGGTAAAGGCGATATTGCTTATTTAAGGGGTGTTGATTCCGCTTACACAAAAGTGAACCCTATTGATAAGGACGTATTTTACGGCACCTATCCAAGCTTCAAGTACTCCAACGAAGTACTGATGGAAACCAATCTTCACAACAGGCTTTCAATTCCTATAGATTCCTCCGGCAATTATGCTACCGTTTTTATGCCTAAGCCTGGAACCGGCATTATTAATAAGGAAGAAGACATCTATAATAAAAGAGATTTTCTGGTAACAGGTGTTTTTCCCGGAAAAGAACAGCTTGACAGCTATATCATTGCCCCGATAGAACTTACAGAAGAATTACTGAGCCTTCCCAAGAAGTCAGCCTATCAGATTGTAATCAAATTAAAGAACCCGGAAAATGCTGATGCTGTAAAACAAAGTCTTCTTACTTCACTGGGCAAAAATATTGAAATAAAAACCAAAGAAGAAGAAAATGCAGCTTTCTGGAAGATGATCAATACAGAAAAAATGTTCATCTATTTGATTTTTGCACTGGTGATTTTTATTACAACCTTTAATCTGGCCGGAGCTATTATTATTCTTCAGCTTGATAAAAAAGAACAGTCAAGATCACTTGTTTCACTTGGATTTCCAATCAGCCATTTAAGAATGACCTATTTCTATACCGGGCTTCTTATTGTAATCTCGGGAGTAATCTCAGGACTGATTCTAGGAACGCTGCTTTGCTATTTCCAGCTTTATACGGAATTCTTCAGAGCAAATGAAATTCTTCCTTTTCCTGTAAAAATTGTAGGTAAAAATTACCTTATCGTAGCATTCACAGCTTCCCTGTTTGGAATTATCATTTCATGGTTCTTTTCCAAAATCAGCAAGGATTATATTACTAAAAGTTAA
- a CDS encoding endonuclease codes for MKQILSFFLLSFAIIFASAQAPAGYYDPAAGLTGAQLKTALKTIITQGHQDHGYNGLWTGYATTDRDYFYENDGTILDIYSEKPNGPDPYSYTLGTNQCGTYSTEGNCYNREHVVPQSLFSSASPMVADIHFIRPTDGKVNGMRSNYPYGKVQNATFTSQNGSKLGNSASPGYGGTVFEPIDAFKGDIARMIFYFVTRYESQLSGFSTGNMLGGSAFPGLQTWELNQLLAWHAADPVSAEEIARNNASYTYQGNRNPFIDNPSYVNQIWGTPVADTQAPTAPTNLITQNPTSSTVSLSWTAATDNIGVTGYDVYANGVFKMTVSGTTATVQGLTPSTTYTFYVIAKDASGNASPQSNDAIGTTLAGQPGGTSCGTENFENIPASASNYNLRTWTNNGITWNATDARTDQTINNKAITIRDGSLTSSTISGGIQSLTLTTQLKFSGSDGYFNVLINDVNVGTIPYSVTQTTTTISNINVSGNIIIKLTNSNITNRVALDDLTWTCAGTLGTSDVKKDKSEFTIYPNPVKNNELSVKGENLSKISKAEIYDLSGKLIEVIASPFKNSNKINLKGLSKGNYILKADSFSTKFMVE; via the coding sequence ATGAAACAAATTTTATCTTTTTTCTTATTAAGTTTTGCAATTATTTTTGCATCAGCACAGGCGCCTGCCGGTTATTATGATCCAGCTGCAGGCTTGACAGGTGCTCAGCTTAAAACTGCACTTAAAACTATAATTACTCAAGGCCATCAGGACCATGGTTACAACGGCCTATGGACAGGCTATGCAACGACAGACCGTGATTATTTCTATGAAAATGACGGAACTATTCTGGATATTTATTCTGAAAAACCAAACGGACCAGATCCGTATTCTTATACCTTAGGAACCAATCAGTGCGGAACCTATTCTACTGAAGGAAACTGTTACAACCGAGAGCATGTTGTACCTCAAAGTTTGTTCAGTTCAGCCAGTCCAATGGTAGCAGATATCCATTTTATTCGTCCTACAGATGGAAAAGTAAACGGTATGAGATCGAATTATCCATACGGTAAAGTACAGAATGCTACTTTTACCTCACAGAACGGTTCTAAACTCGGAAATTCAGCATCACCAGGATATGGAGGAACCGTATTTGAACCTATCGATGCTTTCAAAGGTGATATAGCAAGAATGATCTTCTATTTCGTAACGAGATATGAATCTCAACTTTCTGGTTTTAGCACAGGAAATATGCTTGGCGGATCAGCCTTCCCGGGTCTTCAGACATGGGAACTTAACCAGCTTTTAGCATGGCATGCTGCAGATCCTGTATCTGCCGAAGAAATTGCAAGAAACAATGCATCTTATACATACCAGGGAAACAGAAACCCGTTTATTGATAATCCCTCTTACGTTAACCAGATCTGGGGAACACCGGTTGCAGATACACAGGCTCCTACCGCTCCTACCAACCTTATTACTCAAAATCCTACATCCAGCACGGTTTCTTTAAGCTGGACAGCCGCTACAGATAATATCGGGGTTACAGGTTATGATGTTTATGCTAACGGAGTATTCAAAATGACGGTTTCAGGAACTACTGCAACAGTTCAGGGATTAACACCATCAACAACTTATACATTCTATGTAATCGCTAAAGATGCTTCAGGAAATGCCTCTCCGCAAAGTAATGATGCAATCGGAACAACACTTGCTGGACAACCTGGCGGAACAAGCTGCGGAACAGAAAATTTTGAAAACATTCCGGCATCAGCTTCAAACTATAATCTGAGAACATGGACTAATAATGGTATCACGTGGAATGCAACAGATGCAAGAACTGACCAGACAATCAATAATAAAGCAATTACAATCAGAGATGGCAGCTTAACCAGTTCAACTATTTCAGGAGGAATCCAAAGTTTAACTTTAACAACTCAGTTAAAATTCTCTGGAAGCGACGGTTATTTTAATGTTCTTATAAATGACGTTAATGTAGGAACAATTCCTTACAGTGTAACACAAACAACTACTACTATCAGCAATATTAATGTAAGTGGAAATATTATTATTAAACTTACTAACTCAAATATAACAAACAGAGTAGCACTGGATGATTTGACCTGGACCTGTGCCGGAACATTGGGAACTTCAGATGTGAAAAAGGACAAATCTGAATTCACCATCTATCCTAACCCGGTAAAAAACAATGAACTATCTGTAAAAGGTGAAAACCTGAGTAAAATTTCAAAAGCTGAGATCTATGACCTTTCCGGGAAATTAATCGAAGTGATTGCAAGTCCGTTCAAAAATTCAAACAAAATCAACCTTAAAGGACTTAGCAAAGGAAATTATATTTTAAAAGCAGACAGTTTTTCTACAAAATTCATGGTAGAATAA
- a CDS encoding shikimate dehydrogenase family protein codes for MDSNKKLGLIGKNISYSFSKKFFEDKFQKLMLKDFTYDIFDLNEIDEVKKLLTDPELLGFNVTIPYKEKIADYLDGLSDEAEKIGAVNCVLIKDGKKTGYNTDAFGFEKTLLLHKKPHQNKALILGNGGAAKAVKYVMDKHGVPSIIISRNSEINFNNLDSDIVRDHKIIIQCTPVGTFPNVEDCLEFPFEGITSEHLIIDLIYNPNYTRFIINASEKGAKTVNGYYMLEQQAEKAWEIWNFQKK; via the coding sequence ATGGATTCCAATAAAAAATTAGGCCTGATAGGAAAGAATATTTCCTATTCCTTTTCCAAAAAATTCTTTGAAGACAAATTTCAGAAATTAATGCTGAAAGATTTTACCTACGACATTTTCGATCTGAATGAAATTGATGAAGTAAAAAAGCTCCTTACTGATCCTGAGCTTTTGGGATTTAATGTTACCATCCCCTACAAAGAAAAAATCGCGGATTACCTTGACGGCCTCAGTGACGAGGCGGAGAAAATTGGAGCAGTCAACTGTGTTCTGATCAAAGACGGAAAAAAAACGGGCTACAACACCGATGCTTTCGGTTTTGAGAAAACCCTTCTTCTCCATAAGAAACCACATCAGAACAAAGCTTTGATTTTAGGAAATGGAGGGGCTGCAAAAGCGGTGAAATATGTGATGGATAAACATGGAGTTCCATCTATCATTATTTCCAGGAATTCTGAAATTAATTTTAACAATCTGGACAGTGACATAGTACGCGACCATAAGATCATCATCCAATGTACGCCTGTAGGTACATTTCCTAACGTTGAAGATTGTCTTGAATTTCCTTTTGAAGGAATCACGTCTGAACACCTGATCATAGATCTGATCTACAACCCGAATTACACCCGGTTCATCATCAATGCATCAGAAAAAGGAGCCAAAACAGTCAATGGTTATTATATGCTTGAACAGCAAGCAGAAAAAGCCTGGGAAATTTGGAATTTTCAAAAAAAATAA
- a CDS encoding DUF349 domain-containing protein, producing the protein MTTENNLSENEENKNSNEVSPQETSEIPVSPTENIQDDAEHLEEDHVEDISLADALKEMETIINSPNAGENFKRFNQLKEKASHYIHDEVEDKKHEYTEGGNAPENFSYEHPLQSRLSALINIFREKHDTYQKSQDEEQKKNLEHRQNIIERLKNLYTNSEPGTNLFKSIREIKEEWSKAGQVAKSEFKILNNNYFHHLNQFYQMLDLNKEFLEQEFSHNLEKRQHIIARAKELENEPVIQKALNELQYLHKLWKEEAEPVAEEFREKTWEEFKEISNKIHERKSELSAAIEGEQNSNLEKKNQIIAEIKKLSEPSDTPNHSYWQNSIKRVEDLRTEFLKTGSVPRKLSNQNWNDFKTTLRGFNTTKNNYYKSLKGSQQANLDEKLKLIQTAQDNMNSEEWDIAVPLFKKLQEDWKKIGHVPKSMTNKIWDEFRDACNTFFNNYREKNNASNDNWKENYKQKKEILEDLKTVSNEEGSIERIEAIKTAWNNIGKVPRDKISINTEFNRALREKLKLNKINELELKEEGLTENQLTDKARKIKSQISDLEGEIVKLENNLAFFNKPSRENPLLRDTFNTIDEKKAHLETLKQNLHNIITGD; encoded by the coding sequence ATGACTACAGAAAACAATCTTTCTGAAAACGAAGAAAACAAAAATTCTAATGAAGTATCTCCCCAAGAAACCTCAGAAATACCTGTATCTCCCACTGAAAATATTCAGGATGATGCAGAACATTTAGAGGAAGACCATGTTGAAGATATCTCTCTGGCTGATGCTTTGAAAGAAATGGAAACCATTATCAACTCACCTAATGCCGGTGAAAATTTCAAAAGATTCAACCAGTTAAAAGAAAAAGCAAGTCATTACATCCATGATGAAGTGGAAGACAAGAAGCATGAGTATACAGAAGGCGGAAATGCCCCTGAAAACTTCAGCTACGAGCACCCTTTACAGTCAAGACTTTCTGCCTTAATCAATATTTTCAGAGAAAAGCACGACACTTATCAGAAATCTCAGGATGAAGAGCAAAAGAAAAATCTTGAACACCGTCAAAATATCATAGAAAGACTTAAAAACCTTTATACCAATTCTGAACCGGGAACCAACCTCTTCAAATCCATCCGTGAGATCAAAGAGGAATGGTCGAAAGCCGGACAGGTTGCAAAATCCGAGTTTAAAATACTGAATAATAACTACTTCCACCACCTGAATCAGTTTTATCAGATGCTGGATCTGAATAAAGAATTTCTTGAGCAGGAATTCAGCCATAATTTAGAGAAAAGACAGCATATCATTGCCCGTGCCAAAGAACTGGAAAATGAACCTGTGATTCAAAAAGCGCTGAACGAGCTTCAATATCTTCATAAACTTTGGAAAGAAGAAGCTGAACCTGTAGCTGAAGAATTCCGTGAAAAAACATGGGAAGAGTTCAAAGAAATTTCCAACAAGATCCACGAAAGAAAATCTGAACTTTCAGCAGCTATAGAAGGCGAACAGAACAGTAACCTGGAAAAGAAAAACCAGATCATCGCGGAAATTAAAAAACTCTCCGAGCCTTCTGACACCCCAAACCATAGCTACTGGCAGAACTCAATCAAAAGAGTAGAAGATCTCCGTACAGAATTCTTAAAAACAGGAAGCGTTCCGAGAAAACTGTCCAATCAGAACTGGAATGACTTCAAAACCACACTCAGAGGTTTCAATACAACAAAAAACAATTACTATAAATCCCTGAAAGGTTCCCAGCAGGCCAATCTGGATGAAAAATTAAAACTGATCCAGACTGCACAGGATAATATGAACAGTGAAGAATGGGATATTGCCGTTCCTTTGTTTAAAAAACTTCAGGAAGACTGGAAAAAGATCGGACATGTTCCAAAAAGCATGACCAATAAAATCTGGGATGAATTCCGTGATGCATGTAACACATTTTTCAATAATTACAGAGAGAAAAACAATGCATCCAACGATAACTGGAAAGAAAATTACAAGCAGAAAAAAGAAATTCTTGAAGATCTGAAGACCGTTTCCAACGAAGAAGGCAGTATCGAAAGAATAGAAGCTATAAAAACTGCATGGAACAACATCGGTAAGGTACCAAGAGACAAAATCTCAATCAATACCGAATTCAACAGAGCTTTAAGAGAAAAACTGAAATTGAATAAGATCAATGAACTTGAGCTGAAAGAAGAAGGATTAACAGAAAACCAGCTTACAGACAAAGCGAGAAAGATCAAGAGCCAGATTTCTGACCTTGAAGGTGAAATTGTAAAACTTGAAAACAACCTTGCATTCTTCAACAAGCCATCAAGAGAAAATCCTCTTCTGAGAGATACATTCAATACAATTGACGAGAAGAAGGCTCATCTGGAAACCTTAAAGCAGAATCTTCACAATATCATTACAGGAGATTAA
- the ribD gene encoding bifunctional diaminohydroxyphosphoribosylaminopyrimidine deaminase/5-amino-6-(5-phosphoribosylamino)uracil reductase RibD produces MNTDELYIKRCIELAQKALGKTYPNPLVGSVIVHEGKIIGEGYHHKAGENHAEINAINSVEDKTLIPESTIYVSLEPCAHYGKTPPCALKIKELGFKKVVIGAMDSHDKVNGKGKKIIQDAGIETISGILEKECIELNKRFFTYHEKKRPYIILKWAESGDGFLDKDFKPTAISNSLVNQFIHQLRADEHAILVGTQTALNDNPSLTVRNAEGKNPVRILIDFDLKVPEDFNIYNHEAPTLVINSKKEETKDHIKFIKTEKENFLNSLMETLYKEQIQSVIIEGGGYTLQKFINEGLWDEVIIIKNENLKLENGTKAPQFDFKPNQTLSFRDNFIEKHIRKSIS; encoded by the coding sequence ATGAATACCGACGAATTATACATAAAAAGATGCATTGAACTGGCTCAAAAAGCCCTTGGCAAAACCTACCCCAATCCTCTCGTAGGCAGCGTGATTGTTCACGAAGGAAAAATTATCGGGGAAGGATACCATCATAAAGCAGGAGAAAACCATGCTGAAATCAACGCTATCAACTCAGTAGAAGATAAGACTCTTATCCCGGAATCCACCATTTATGTTTCTCTTGAGCCGTGTGCCCATTATGGAAAAACACCACCCTGCGCTTTAAAAATTAAAGAGCTTGGCTTTAAAAAAGTAGTGATAGGCGCTATGGATTCCCATGATAAAGTAAATGGAAAAGGAAAAAAAATCATTCAGGATGCAGGTATTGAAACTATTTCAGGAATACTTGAAAAGGAATGCATTGAGCTGAATAAAAGATTCTTCACCTATCACGAAAAGAAAAGACCTTACATCATCTTAAAATGGGCAGAATCAGGAGATGGTTTTTTAGATAAAGATTTCAAACCGACAGCTATTTCAAATAGTTTGGTTAACCAGTTCATACATCAGTTGAGAGCCGATGAACATGCCATTTTAGTAGGTACACAGACAGCCTTAAATGATAACCCTAGCCTGACCGTAAGAAATGCCGAAGGAAAAAATCCCGTAAGAATCCTCATTGACTTCGATCTGAAAGTTCCGGAAGATTTCAACATATATAATCATGAAGCACCAACTTTGGTTATAAACAGTAAAAAAGAAGAAACCAAAGACCATATCAAATTCATCAAGACTGAAAAAGAAAACTTCCTGAACAGCCTGATGGAGACCCTGTATAAGGAACAGATACAATCCGTTATCATAGAAGGAGGCGGATATACCTTACAGAAGTTTATTAATGAAGGACTTTGGGACGAAGTTATTATTATTAAAAATGAAAATCTGAAACTGGAAAACGGAACAAAAGCTCCGCAGTTTGATTTTAAACCTAATCAGACTTTAAGCTTTAGAGACAATTTCATTGAGAAGCACATTAGAAAATCGATTTCATAA
- a CDS encoding IMPACT family protein: MFEYKTIEKPIENTLLKEKGSKFIGFAFPVNNEKELKAALDKIRAEHPKATHHCYAFRMGLEGENYRANDDGEPSGSAGLPIYNQLLAHEITNVLVISVRYYGGTKLGVSGLVKAYKECAKITLEEANIIIRELETEIEIQFNFNQQNTIFTLLSKYDAKVLNFDANENCTLTASLKLAQKESISDKLSEMQYVSFEFID; this comes from the coding sequence ATGTTCGAATACAAAACGATAGAAAAACCCATAGAAAATACCTTACTAAAAGAAAAAGGAAGCAAGTTCATCGGATTTGCCTTCCCTGTCAATAATGAAAAGGAACTGAAGGCGGCATTAGATAAAATCAGGGCGGAGCATCCTAAAGCTACCCACCACTGCTATGCTTTCAGAATGGGCCTGGAAGGAGAAAATTACCGGGCCAATGACGATGGAGAGCCATCAGGAAGCGCAGGCCTTCCGATTTACAATCAGCTTTTAGCTCATGAAATAACGAATGTCTTAGTCATTTCAGTCCGGTATTATGGAGGAACGAAACTTGGAGTTTCAGGACTGGTGAAAGCTTATAAAGAATGTGCCAAAATCACGCTTGAAGAAGCCAATATCATAATCAGGGAACTGGAAACGGAAATTGAAATTCAGTTTAATTTCAATCAGCAGAATACCATTTTCACCCTGCTTTCAAAATATGATGCGAAGGTTTTGAATTTCGATGCGAATGAAAACTGCACCCTCACAGCTTCATTAAAATTAGCCCAAAAAGAAAGCATCTCAGATAAATTATCCGAGATGCAATATGTTTCATTTGAATTTATAGATTAA
- a CDS encoding zinc metallopeptidase yields MMGYYIIIGISMLVSWWISSRLKSKFEYYSNVHLRNGLSGKEVAEKMLRDNGINDVQVISVPGQLTDHYNPADKTVNLSEGVYMQRNAAAAAVAAHECGHAVQHAVGYSMLNLRSKLVPVVNISSNLMQFVLIAGIGIMAATRSIDNPNGNTTVLAIGVAMFAMTTLFAFVTLPVEYDASNRAMKWLKDTGTVTQEEFVGVQDSLKWAARTYVVAAIGSLAQLLYWGSLLLGSRRN; encoded by the coding sequence ATGATGGGTTATTATATCATTATCGGTATTTCAATGCTGGTGAGCTGGTGGATTTCGTCCAGACTGAAATCGAAATTTGAATATTATTCCAATGTGCATCTCAGGAATGGCCTTTCCGGAAAGGAAGTAGCAGAGAAAATGCTTAGAGATAACGGGATCAATGATGTACAGGTAATTTCAGTTCCCGGCCAGCTGACTGATCATTATAATCCGGCAGATAAAACAGTTAATCTTTCAGAAGGAGTTTACATGCAGAGAAATGCTGCGGCTGCAGCTGTAGCTGCCCACGAATGCGGACATGCAGTTCAGCATGCGGTGGGATATTCAATGCTGAATCTGCGTTCAAAACTGGTTCCTGTTGTTAATATAAGTTCTAATTTGATGCAGTTTGTCCTTATTGCCGGTATCGGGATTATGGCGGCAACAAGATCTATTGATAACCCAAACGGGAATACTACGGTTCTGGCGATAGGAGTGGCGATGTTTGCAATGACAACGCTTTTTGCTTTTGTAACGCTTCCGGTGGAATATGATGCAAGTAACAGGGCAATGAAATGGCTTAAAGATACAGGAACTGTTACTCAGGAAGAATTTGTCGGGGTTCAGGACAGTCTGAAATGGGCGGCAAGAACGTATGTTGTTGCAGCTATCGGATCTCTGGCACAGCTTTTATACTGGGGGTCTTTACTGCTGGGAAGCAGAAGGAATTAA
- a CDS encoding GNAT family N-acetyltransferase: MSKVSVIEVKNQDELKKFVRFPMDLYKNNPYYVPSFIKDEFKIWDEKENPALHYSKSKQYLALKDNKVVGRIAVIINHKEEKELGIRKVRFGWIDFIDDKEVSKALIQKAVEYARENNIDKIEGPMGFTNLDKAGMLTMGFDKLATMIGIYNHEYYPKHLEDLGMTKEKEWVEYEMNFPKVLPEKVEKFSGLIAQKYKLKVLNFKSKQEILPFVEPMFKLLDETYKHLSTYTPISDEQIQTYREKYFPFIDKNYVICVVDENNELVSFAITMPSYSKALQKSKGKLFPFGWWHFLQAGKKNDRANFYLIGIHPEYQRRGVTAIIFKEIFVRFTSMGIDFAETNPELEENKSVQVLWQDYNPVNHKRRRTYSMTIGNE, from the coding sequence ATGTCTAAAGTTTCAGTTATTGAAGTAAAAAACCAAGATGAATTAAAAAAATTCGTAAGGTTTCCAATGGATCTTTATAAAAACAATCCTTATTATGTCCCTTCCTTTATCAAAGACGAATTCAAAATCTGGGACGAAAAGGAAAATCCGGCATTACATTATTCAAAATCGAAACAATATCTTGCACTAAAAGACAATAAAGTGGTTGGAAGAATCGCCGTCATTATCAACCATAAAGAAGAAAAGGAGCTGGGCATCAGGAAAGTTCGCTTCGGATGGATCGATTTTATTGATGATAAGGAAGTTTCAAAAGCCCTGATTCAGAAAGCTGTTGAATATGCCAGAGAAAACAATATAGACAAGATCGAAGGGCCAATGGGCTTCACCAATCTTGACAAAGCTGGAATGCTCACTATGGGATTCGACAAACTGGCTACCATGATCGGAATTTACAATCATGAATATTACCCTAAACATTTGGAAGACCTTGGAATGACCAAAGAAAAGGAATGGGTAGAATATGAAATGAATTTTCCGAAAGTTCTTCCCGAAAAAGTAGAAAAATTCAGCGGATTGATCGCTCAGAAATATAAACTTAAAGTACTTAATTTCAAATCAAAGCAGGAAATTTTACCATTTGTAGAGCCTATGTTTAAGCTGCTTGATGAAACTTATAAGCATCTTTCTACCTACACTCCTATTTCAGATGAACAGATACAGACGTACAGAGAAAAATATTTCCCCTTTATAGACAAGAACTACGTGATCTGTGTAGTGGACGAAAACAACGAGCTGGTTTCATTTGCCATCACAATGCCTTCTTATTCCAAAGCATTACAAAAATCAAAAGGGAAATTATTTCCATTTGGATGGTGGCATTTCTTACAGGCAGGAAAGAAAAATGACAGGGCCAATTTTTATCTGATAGGAATTCACCCTGAATATCAGAGACGTGGCGTGACAGCCATTATATTCAAAGAAATTTTCGTACGTTTTACCAGCATGGGAATCGATTTTGCCGAAACCAACCCGGAACTTGAAGAAAACAAAAGCGTTCAGGTGCTATGGCAGGATTACAATCCCGTGAACCATAAGAGAAGAAGAACATACTCCATGACTATAGGTAATGAGTAA
- a CDS encoding NADH-quinone oxidoreductase subunit A produces MNLPESYIPILIQAGVAMAFVAVSLLGAHFLGPKQKKGNSVKNQSWECGVPVEGNARTPFSIKYFLTAVLFVLFDIEIVFFYPYAVNFREFGMEGFLAVLTFVAIFFMAFFYVWKRGALDWDK; encoded by the coding sequence ATGAATTTACCTGAAAGTTATATTCCAATCCTAATTCAAGCAGGTGTTGCTATGGCATTCGTAGCTGTTTCTTTGCTTGGAGCCCATTTTCTGGGACCAAAACAGAAGAAAGGAAATTCTGTAAAAAACCAAAGCTGGGAATGTGGAGTTCCTGTAGAGGGAAATGCGAGAACACCGTTTTCCATTAAATACTTCCTGACTGCCGTATTATTCGTACTATTCGATATTGAAATCGTATTTTTTTACCCATATGCGGTGAATTTCAGAGAATTCGGAATGGAAGGATTCCTGGCTGTACTTACATTTGTTGCAATTTTCTTCATGGCGTTTTTCTATGTTTGGAAACGCGGTGCATTAGATTGGGACAAATAA